The Flavobacterium johnsoniae UW101 genomic interval GAGAATTAAAATGTACTTATAAGACTTATGGTTTAAAAATAAAAAAATCCCATCAGCCGAAGCGAATGGGATTTTGTATTTAATTTAGAAAGTTTAAAACTATCTAATATCATTATTCTGAATCAAATCGATATATAAGTTAATCTTATCTTTCAATTCTTTTCTAGGCGTGATAAAGTCTAAGAAACCGTGCTCTAATAAGAACTCAGCAGTTTGGAAACCTTCTGGCAAATCTTTTCCTGTAGTGTCACGTACAACACGAGGACCAGCAAAACCAATCAAAGCGCCCGGCTCAGAGATGTTGATGTCTCCTAACATGGCGTAAGATGCAGTTGTTCCACCCGTTGTAGGGTCTGTACAAAGAGAAATATAAGGTAATTTAGCTTCTGCTAATTGAGCCAGTTTTACAGATGTTTTTGCTAATTGCATTAATGAATAAGCAGCTTCCATCATACGAGCCCCGCCAGATTTTGAAATCATAACAAAAGGAAGTTTGTTTTTGATCGCGTGATCAATTCCTCTTGCAATTTTTTCACCTACAACTGCTCCCATAGATCCACCAATAAAGGCGAAATCCATACAGCAAATTACAAGTTCCCTTCCTTTAGATTTTCCTACTCCCGTACGTACAGCGTCTTTAAGATGAGTTTTTTCCATTACATCTTTTAATCTTTCTGCATATTTTTTTGTATCCACAAAATGCAGAGGATCTTTTGATGTCATGTTTTTATCTAACTCAACAAATACGTTGTTGTCGAATAAAATTTCAAAATAGGTTGCGCTTCCAATTCGAACGTGAAAATCATCTTCAGGGCTTACGAATAAGTTTCTCGCTAATTCGTCTGCGTCAATAATTTTTCCAGTAGGAGATTTGTACCACAATCCTTTCGGAACGTCCATCTTATCTTCTGTCGCGGTCGTAATCCCTTTTTCTTGTCTTTTAAACCAAGCCATTTTTTTAATTTTAGAATGTAGATTTTAAATTTTAGATTTTTCAATCTGAATTCAAAATTTAAATTTCAGGCTTCTTTAGAAATCTGAAATCTAAATTCAAAAATCTAAAATTTAAAGTGTGTTTACGTTATTTAAATCAGCAAAAGCTTGTTCAAGTCTTGCGTTGAATGTTACTTCGCTTTCACGAACCCATCTTCTTGGATCGTAATATTTTTTGTTTGGAGCATCCGGACCTTCTGGGTTTCCAATTTGAGATTTTAAATAGTCAAGATTTTTAACCATATAATCACGGATTCCTTCAGTGTATGCAAACTGTAAATCAGTATCGATGTTCATTTTGATAACTCCGTAGCTGATTCCTTCTCTGATTTCTTCAAGTGTAGAACCTGAACCTCCGTGGAAAACGAAATCAACTGGGTTGTGGCCAGTGTTGAATTTGTTTTGTACGAAATCCTGAGAATTTTTTAAGATTTTTGGAGTTAATTTTACGTTTCCTGGTTTGTAAACACCGTGAACGTTTCCAAAAGCAGCAGCAATTGTAAATTTAGGACTTACTTTAGATAATTCTTCGTAAGCATAAGCTACTTCTTCTGGCTGAGTATATAATTTTGAGCTGTCTACGTCTGAGTTGTCAACGCCATCTTCTTCACCACCTGTAATACCAAGTTCGATTTCTAATGTCATTCCCATTTTACTCATTCTAGCTAAATATTCTTTGCAGATTTCGATGTTCTCTTCGATTGGCTCCTCAGACAAATCGATCATGTGAGAACTAAATAATGGTTTTCCTGTTTCTGCAAAATGTTTTTCAGAAGCATCTAATAAACCATCAATCCAAGGCAATAATTTTTTTGCGCAGTGGTCAGTGTGTAGAATTACAGTTGCACCGTAAGCCTCTGCTAATGTGTGAATATGTTTTGCTCCCGCGATTCCTCCTGCGATTGCTGCTTTTTCACCTGCATTAGATAATCCTTTTCCAGCGTTGAATTGTGCTCCTCCGTTAGAAAATTGAATAATAACTGGCGCGTTTAGTTTTGCTGCAGTTTCAAGAACTCCGTTAATTGTGCTAGATCCAGTAACGTTTACTGCTGGAAGAGCAAAACCCTTCTCTTTCGCATAATTAAAGATCTCTTGAACTTGATCTCCTGTAGCTACTCCTGGTTTAATGTTGTGTGCCATTGTAATTTTTTTTATAGTTGTTTTTAGTTTTTAGGTTGCAAAAATAAGAATTAATTAGCATTAGAACGGATAATTTATTCCAAAATTTAAAACCGAGTGACCAAAATTGTATTCTTTAAACCATCTGTCTCCCTTGTCATGCGCCGGATTATAGGTCTTAAAGCCTAAATCTAAACGAATAACAAAAAAGCTTAAATCGTATCGTAAACCAAATCCTGAGCCCAAAGCAATTTCATCTAAATCGTTTAAGCTGTTAAATCTTGCCTTGTCATCAATCACATTATCGAGCACATTCCAGATATTTCCGGCGTCTGCAAAGAGTGCTCCCTTGACATCTCCAAAGATTTTAAAGCGATATTCTGCACTAAGGGCAATCTTCATATTTGCCTCGTTAAAATCGTTTAAAGCATTTGTGCTTCCAGGACCAAGTGAGTACGGCTGCCATGCTCTGTTGTCGTTAGAGCCTCCAGAATAATAACTTCGTGAAAACGGAATGTAATTTGAGTTTCCAAATGGAATTGCGATTCCAAAAAAGCTTCTTACTGCTAATACTTTCTCTTTTCCAAAATCCCAGTGTTTAATATAATCGAACTCGCCTTTAATGTATTCAGCATATTCTAAGTTGAAAATCTCATAATTGCCGTTTGCATTTTTGGTTAAATTTCCAATGCTTGAAACTGCAGACAATAATGTTCCCGCAGATTCTATTTTGGTTTTAAACTGATAAAAAGTATTATCTGCTAAATCGGTTTTAGTGGTTTTGGTAAAAGTATAGCTTGTAGATAAAATAAAGTCATTTTCAGTCAAACGAATTCTTCTTTCTTCAATACTTTCCACATCTTTATATTGTGGATTATCAGGTGTTAAAGCTGTTTGATTGGTTAGTACTTGATTCGTGAAATTTGTAGTTCCTTCCGGAATTATCAAGTTTCCGTTATCGTCAAGATTTGTTGTTGTGGTATTATAGTTTTGCGCAATACCGTTTAACTCATTATAAGAAGATTTGTAGACATTGAAATAGTTATTCGGATTTAGATTTCGAACATATTGTGCGTTTAATAAATCAAATTTTACGGTATTACGTCTTTTTGGAGTCCAATTATAAGAGATACCTCCGGTAAAATTTTCCTTATCTAAACCAATATTCTGCTGCTTAGAAAAACCGGCAGCGATGGAAGTAGAAGGAATCATTCTTTTCGGAATAATTTTTTCTGTTCCAAAAGGCATCAGGATTCTTGGAAAATTCAGTTTTAAATCCAATCCATATTCCGAAACATTGAAAAAATTATCATTTGGGTTCGCCATATCTTTTGATGAACCAATATTGGCACGTGCCGAAATTTCTAATGTTTCGGCCCTGTTAAAGACATTTCGAATTGTTTCTGAAATACTGGCTCCAATACCAAAATCCTGAATGTTAGAGTGCGTAACATCTAATGTAGCACCAAAACTGTATTTTTTTCTTGGCGTTAAATATACCTTTGCAATCAAAGACTGCGCTGTAGAATCTCGTTTATCTACCTCGTATTGTATCGATGGATAATTGAATATTTTAAGGTTATTCAAATATCTGGAAGAAAGCGTGGTTCTGGTATCAGAAAACGTACTTCCTTTCGTGATAAAAATAGCATCTGTAATGGCGCGGGGTTTGTATTTCAGCTTTTTATAACTGTACAAATTAAAGTTATTATAAGTCGTACTGTCATTGATCTTGCTTTTTGAATTAGCAGGAGAATAATCAGTATAGATATTTACATCGCTGATTTTGTATAATTTAAAAGGTTCAGTTCTGCTCGAATCTCTTTCCTGGATGTTATTGTTATTGATGATTAAAGTTACATCGGCTTTGTTTTTTTTGCCAATTGTATCAATGTCAAAAGTTACATAAGTAGGCTGAAAAAAGTAAGCTCCGTGATTTCTGTAATAGGTTGTAATCCTGTTTTTTTCTTCTTCAAAATTAGAAGTTTTATATTGGTCACCTGATTTTAAAAACGAAGGTTCTGTGCTCGTTTTGTATAATGAATCCAGAGCAGGTGTTAATATTTTGGTTTTAATAGTGTCAAGCGTATAAGCCGGGCCGGTTGTAATGTTGTAGTTTACTTGAGCTTTCTTTTTGGCAATGCTGTCTATTGTGTAATCAGTAGATACATTAAAATATCCATTATTGAAATAATAGAATTTTAATCGGAGTAATGATTTTCTGGTTTTTGCTGTATCAATAATTACCGGCGGTTCTCCAGTATTTTTTAAGAATTCATGAATTCCTTTATATAAAAACGACTGCCCAAGTCTGTCTACTTGTTTTGCAGATAAAAATTTAGCCTGACGTTCGTATAATCCGGGATTATTTTTAAACTTAGCCTGGTAAGTTGAGTCCGGATTTAAATTGGCTAAATTGTATAAGTTTAATCTAAGTTTGTAACCCAGCAGTGTACCATTTGGTTTTTGGTACATTTGATTTGTTGCATTTTCATCATTTGTAGACTTTCCGTTTACAATAATATTGTTTTTTACAAGAAGATTTTTTCCATCAGGAACTCTTTTTACAGCATTACAGGCGCAAATAAGTATTGCTATTAGAATAAATGCTGTTATTTTT includes:
- the fbaA gene encoding class II fructose-bisphosphate aldolase, whose amino-acid sequence is MAHNIKPGVATGDQVQEIFNYAKEKGFALPAVNVTGSSTINGVLETAAKLNAPVIIQFSNGGAQFNAGKGLSNAGEKAAIAGGIAGAKHIHTLAEAYGATVILHTDHCAKKLLPWIDGLLDASEKHFAETGKPLFSSHMIDLSEEPIEENIEICKEYLARMSKMGMTLEIELGITGGEEDGVDNSDVDSSKLYTQPEEVAYAYEELSKVSPKFTIAAAFGNVHGVYKPGNVKLTPKILKNSQDFVQNKFNTGHNPVDFVFHGGSGSTLEEIREGISYGVIKMNIDTDLQFAYTEGIRDYMVKNLDYLKSQIGNPEGPDAPNKKYYDPRRWVRESEVTFNARLEQAFADLNNVNTL
- the tamL gene encoding translocation and assembly module lipoprotein TamL → MKNNSTKITAFILIAILICACNAVKRVPDGKNLLVKNNIIVNGKSTNDENATNQMYQKPNGTLLGYKLRLNLYNLANLNPDSTYQAKFKNNPGLYERQAKFLSAKQVDRLGQSFLYKGIHEFLKNTGEPPVIIDTAKTRKSLLRLKFYYFNNGYFNVSTDYTIDSIAKKKAQVNYNITTGPAYTLDTIKTKILTPALDSLYKTSTEPSFLKSGDQYKTSNFEEEKNRITTYYRNHGAYFFQPTYVTFDIDTIGKKNKADVTLIINNNNIQERDSSRTEPFKLYKISDVNIYTDYSPANSKSKINDSTTYNNFNLYSYKKLKYKPRAITDAIFITKGSTFSDTRTTLSSRYLNNLKIFNYPSIQYEVDKRDSTAQSLIAKVYLTPRKKYSFGATLDVTHSNIQDFGIGASISETIRNVFNRAETLEISARANIGSSKDMANPNDNFFNVSEYGLDLKLNFPRILMPFGTEKIIPKRMIPSTSIAAGFSKQQNIGLDKENFTGGISYNWTPKRRNTVKFDLLNAQYVRNLNPNNYFNVYKSSYNELNGIAQNYNTTTTNLDDNGNLIIPEGTTNFTNQVLTNQTALTPDNPQYKDVESIEERRIRLTENDFILSTSYTFTKTTKTDLADNTFYQFKTKIESAGTLLSAVSSIGNLTKNANGNYEIFNLEYAEYIKGEFDYIKHWDFGKEKVLAVRSFFGIAIPFGNSNYIPFSRSYYSGGSNDNRAWQPYSLGPGSTNALNDFNEANMKIALSAEYRFKIFGDVKGALFADAGNIWNVLDNVIDDKARFNSLNDLDEIALGSGFGLRYDLSFFVIRLDLGFKTYNPAHDKGDRWFKEYNFGHSVLNFGINYPF
- the accD gene encoding acetyl-CoA carboxylase, carboxyltransferase subunit beta, coding for MAWFKRQEKGITTATEDKMDVPKGLWYKSPTGKIIDADELARNLFVSPEDDFHVRIGSATYFEILFDNNVFVELDKNMTSKDPLHFVDTKKYAERLKDVMEKTHLKDAVRTGVGKSKGRELVICCMDFAFIGGSMGAVVGEKIARGIDHAIKNKLPFVMISKSGGARMMEAAYSLMQLAKTSVKLAQLAEAKLPYISLCTDPTTGGTTASYAMLGDINISEPGALIGFAGPRVVRDTTGKDLPEGFQTAEFLLEHGFLDFITPRKELKDKINLYIDLIQNNDIR